Within Agarivorans litoreus, the genomic segment AGATCAATTTAGACGGGGAACCGAGAGCAGTGCTTTTAGATAGTCTCGATGTTAGCGCTGCAAACGCAACAACTAATTAGATAAGAAAGCCTTTAACTCACGTTTTGCCTGTTCGTTTTGTTCTTTAATAGCGGCAATTTGGTCTAGCAGGCGAGTCTTTTTATCACCACAAGGTAGCTTGGCACACAGCTCATCTAAGCGTGCTAAAGGGTCTAATAGTTTGTCGAAATGCTGGTTAATTTGTTCCATTTTCACTATCCCAGTTAAAACCGCCATTAAGTGTACTGATCAAGTACTTGAAAACAAGACTCCAAATGGGTGAAACTTCATTAACTTGAAGTAAATACACTAATTATCCAATGCCTTACTCTGCGCTGCTCGAACCAATTAACAATTTTTTATACTGCTCTACACCTAAGCAATGGCTGGCTATGGCTAAAGAGCCGATAAACTTAAAGGTTTTATTGATCGATCATGCAAATGCAGAGTGGAAAGCGGCCGCCACCGCAAGCAAACTGATGCTTAAGTATGCCGGTGCTAATCAGCCATTGATTCAACAAGAAATAAAAGCATTGCTAGCTCCCTATGAGTTCATTATTTTTCGGGCGGGTCGCTGGTCTGTTCAGGTTTTTATTGATTGGTTTTTTCCCTTAGGTTTAGACAAAGCCAATAACGAGCAACTAAAAGCAGCCCTTACAACCTTGGCTTTAATGCAGCGATGCAAGTTTGACCAACAGCTATTGTCACAGCTGCATGAACTAGTAGGCAGTCCTAGCCATCACTGTACACACAGAGCATCAACATTAAGTGCTAAAGCAGAAACGAGATCAGAGGGGCAACTATCAGACTTTCAAATAGCATTAATTGAAAAAATGCGGCTGCTAATTAAAGAGGAACTACATCACTTTGAACAGGTTTTCTCTATCATGCGTCAGTTTAACATTCACTACCAAAACCTCCCTGCAGGTAGCTATGCCAAGGGCCTAATGTCGCAAGTTCGTCACTATGAACCACAAGCCCTAGCCGACAAACTTATTGTTGGTGCTTATATCGAAGCACGCTCCTGTGAGCGTTTCGCTATGCTAGCGCCACTTTTACCCGAGGCCATCGGTCAGTTCTATATATCATTATTGCGTTCAGAAGCCCGCCACTATCAAGACTATTTGAGCTTGGCCAATATGGTCATCGATGAACAAGAGCTCCAACAAAGAGTCAAAAAAATTGGCCAGCAAGAAGCACAGCTAATTTATCAGCAAGATAAGATGTTTCGTTTTCACAGTGGAATACCCTTGAGCTAGTATAATTAATCTAGAGTCAATTGATCACCCAAGCTGTAAACCACGTATTTACTAGCGACGTCAATCAAATTGGATAAGGTGACTTATGCGCTTACCCTTGTTTCCATTAGAGCTTTTTGTTTTGCCTGGAGGCCTAAATAAACTACGCATTTTTGAACCGCGTTATTTACGCTTGGTCTCTATAGCCAGCGAAGAAGCCAAAGGTTTTGTATTATGCCAACCTCTAGCAGAAGGCCAAACAGACTTTAAAATAGGCGTTCATTGCCAAATTGAAGATTTTGAGCAGCTAGATGACGGCATGCTAGGCATCACTATTCGCGGCATTAAGCGCGTAGACTTAAGCGATGTTAGCCAAGCCGACGATAAGCTTTATAGCGCTTTTGCTCAAGCTAAACCCAATTGGCAACTTGAAAAGCCTCCCGCAGTTGAAGATGACTTAAGTGAAAAACTACAACAGGTACTAACGCAGCATGAGCTCTACGAGCAACATCCAGATTTTTTCGCTTATGATGATGAATATTGGGTAGTCTCACGTTGGTTGGAGCTATTACCTTTCTCCAGTAAAGCAAAAAACCAAATTCTTTTTGAAGATGATTTCTCAACCTTAGATAACCTGGTCCATCAATTAGTATCAGAAATAACAATAGGCCATAGGTAGCTGAAATTAAAAGTGATTGTAAGTTAATCGCTTAGCCTTAAGGTACCTATAACAATCAGCATTAAAAACTTATATTTAACTCAAAAATGTCATATTTATCGTAATTTGCGAACTTTTACACAGTCTTGTAATCAAAAGTGCTTTAATATGATTAGGTCATGGATGATGAGAAGAAGTAATGGCTTCGCATTGGACATAGAATCCAATATGCTATTGCCCTAATAACCTCGGAACGATAAATATCTAGTAGTTAGACAGTAAGAGATCTGCGACCCTTTCTGTCTTAAAGGTGATTCATGAGATATAAAGCAAAAATAAGCGCAGCAATTACACAAGCACTACCGCTAGTCCAATCTGCCACCGCCGATGAAGCCGTACTTTGGAACATCGAAAAAGAGCGTGACATGCTCTGCATGGAGTTCACTTCAAATATGAGCTTCGAAAGTTTAGAGGCTGGATTTAAACAAGCCGCAGAGAAACTAGGCATTACCTGCCCTATTAGTATCTTAAAACTGCGTCGCTAGTTTATAAGACAGTGGGGGCGGATCTCCTCCCCCAACTCTTTCCATTAATTTTTAGTCTTAGTCATCTTCTCGTTAGTTTGTTGCGTATCTAATATACAAACTAAGGAGGCTGATATGGATTTGATTATTAATTCTCATGAAGGTGACATCTACCTAGTTAACGAGCAACAACATAGTTCTCAACGGATACTCTGCGATAGCAATCATCACCCTCTCAGGTTCTCCAGCATTTCTAGCATTAAACAACACTACCAAGACCAAGCCATCGATAATGTTTGGCTAGTTCAGCACTCGGCCTACGATGAAATGTGCGGCTTACAAAACACCAACCAGCCAATGAAAATGCAATTAAGATGGTAGCTAGCGATTATCAACAGAGTAAAAAAAAGCAGCCATTAGGCTGCTTTTTACTTAGTCTTGAAGCCAAGGCGGTAAACATACCCCTAAGCCACCTAAACCACAGTATCCATTGGGATTCTTGTGTAGATACTGCTGATGGTAAAGCTCTGCATAATAGAAGGTATCAAAACTAACTATCTCAGTGCTAATAGCATGAGCTAAGCCTTCACCTTGCAGGGCTTTTTGATAAGCCTGCTGAGCTTGCTTAGCTAACTCTAGCTGTTTACTGCTGGTGGCAAATATCATCGAGCGATACTGAGTTCCAATATCCCCACCTTGGCGCATGCCCTGAGTAGGATCGTGCTGTTCGAAAAAGCAGGTCAATAACTGTTGATAGCTAATCACACTTGGGTCGTAAATGACTTTAACAACCTCAGTATGCCCAGTTAAGCCAGTGCACACTTCATCGTAATTTGGGTTAGGTGTAAAACCACCGGCATAACCTACTGCCGTTGTAAATACACCTTGTTGTTGCCAAAACAGTCGCTCAGCGCCCCAGAAACAACCTAATCCAAAGTAGGCAGTTTCCTGATCAGCGCTAGCTTGCTCTAAGTAATTGCTACCGTTTACTGCATGAATTCCGTCTAACTCAATTGCTTCCAAGCGCCCTGGTAAGGCATCAGCTTGGCTAACCAAAGTCGTTTTGCTCATCGATACAACTCCATCTCTATTGGCAAACGTTTAATTAATGGCACCTAGCCACCAATTTTAGCCCAAGTATCACGCAAACCTACGGTACGGTTAAACACTAAAGCTTCCGGGCTTGAATCTACGCTGTCGGCACAAAAATAACCTTGGCGTTCAAACTGGTAAGCATGTTCGGCTTCTGCGTTAACTAAGCTTGGTTCAACAAAGCCTTGTTTAACTACCAATGACTCAGGGTTAAGCACGGCGGTGAAATCTTCTTCAGCAGCTGGGTTAGCAACGGTAAACAAACGGTCGTACAAACGGATTTCCGCAGGCTTGGCATGTTCAGCAGACACCCAATGTATAACGCCTTTTGGTTTACGTCCATCTTCAGGGTTTTTACCTAAGGTGGTATCGTCATAAGTACAATAAACGGTAGTAACATTACCGTTTTCGTCTTTATCACAGCGCTCGGCTTTAATCATGTAAGCATTACGTAAACGTACTTCTTTGCCGATTACTAAGCGCTTGAACTTCTTGTTAGCTTCTTCACGGAAGTCTTCAGCTTCAATGTACAGTTCACGACTAAACGGCACTATTCGCTCGCCCATATCTTCGCTAGGGTGATTAGGCGCAGATAGCTGTTCTACCTTATCTTCAGGGTAATTTTCGATTATTACTTTAATTGGATCTAACACTGCCATTGCACGAGGTGCATTAGCATTTAAATCGTCACGTATACACGCTTCCAACATTGGCATTTCTACCATGTTTTCCATTTTGGTCACGCCAATGCGCTTACAAAACTCAACGATCGAAGCAGCGGTATAACCCCGACGACGTAAACCAGCGATAGTTAACATGCGTGGATCGTTCCAACCGTTTACATGGCCATCGCTAACTAAAGTATTTAGCTTACGTTTAGACATTACCGTGTATTCGAGGTTTAAGCGTGAAAACTCGTACTGATGCGGTACTGTCTCAATGGTAATATTCTCCAGTACCCAATCGTATAAACGACGGTTATCTTGGAATTCTAAAGTACATAAAGAGTGAGTAATGCCCTCAATCGCATCCGAGATACAATGGGTAAAATCGTACATTGGGTAAATGCACCATTTATCCCCAGTTTGGTGGTGGTGGGCAAAACGAATCCGATAAATCACCGGGTCACGCATACACATGAACGAAGAGCTCATGTCGATTTTGGCACGTAACGAACACTCGCCTTCTTTAAACTCACCCGCGCGCATTTTTCTAAACAAGGCCAAGTTTTCTTCAACAGGAGTATCACGGTAAGGGCTGTTTTTGCCAGGTTGACTTAAGGTGCCACGGTACTCACGCGCTTCGTCGGCATTTAAGAAACAAACAAAGGCTAAACCTTTTTGAATCAACTCTTCAGCATAAGCGTATAACTGATCAAAATAGTTTGATGAGTAACATACCTCACCATCCCAATCAAAACCAAGCCACTTAACATCTTGCTGAATTGAGTTAACGTAGTCGATATCTTCTTTTTCGGGATTGGTATCATCGAAGCGCAAGTTACATGCGCCCTGGTAGTCTTGAGCAATACCAAAATTCAAACAAATCGACTTAGCATGGCCGATGTGTAAATAACCATTTGGCTCCGGTGGGAAACGTGTATGCACTGTGTCATGCTTTCCGGATTTAAGATCTTCATCAATGATGTGACGAATGAAATTGCTAGGGCGATTTTCCGCCTCACTCATACCAGCCTACCTATAAATAATGAAACGCTAATTAAAGCCGTATAATCCCTGATTCTTAGCCTTAGTACAAGCAACCATCGAACAAGCGATGAAAAGATCGCCTTATGCATCTGTTCCGCCTCCCCGCCTTGCCATTAAACAGCTTAGCTTGATTAACTTTTTTAGTTCTTCTTTTGACTAAACTCAACCAGCGCCTTACTGCAACTTCTACCGATAAGACAGGAATCAAAGTCATTCCCACCCAACTTTCTTAGTTATGGTTTTGTTAAGGAAATGGCGAATCTGTAGTCATGGTTTATAGTGATTAATGGTTACTGTTGATAATAAAGGAAATATGTCATGCGTCTACTTAGTGTTGCTTTTAGTATCCTGCTATTGGTTGCTTGCTCTAGCCAGCCCACCTGGGATGGTATGTCAGAATCTGAAATTGCGTCTTGGAAAGAAATCGGAGTAAATGTTGAACAAGTACAAACTTATGTACGAGCAGGCATGAGCCAACCACAAGTTAAAGAATTTATAGACCAAAACTTTAGTGACCCAAACCAAATTACCGCTTGGGCCCAAGCCTTCACCGCTGTTGACGCCCGAGGTTGGATAGATTCAGGTTTTGATCTTTCTTCAGCCACTGCATGGGCCGCTAAAAAGTTCACTCACCAAGAAGCGAGTGCTTGGACATCCGCTGATTTTGATTTAGATGGCGCAGTAGAAAACCGCAACAAGGGCTTAACCCCAGTAAAATAACACCATATAACCTAGGTGTTTACTCTATTTGAGTAGACACCTTGCCTAGGCCTTCGATGCTCACTTCTACTTGGTCGCCACTTTTTAGTGCTTTAGTTCTTCCCGGTGTACCAGTAAAGATCACATCATAGGCTTGTAAGCTTACATATTGGCTAATGTAACTAACAATATCCTCTACAGAGTGAATCATGTTGGCAGACGACTCTTGTTGAACGATATCGCCGTTTAGCTTAGTGGTCACAGTGAACTGGTTTTCAGCTG encodes:
- a CDS encoding LON peptidase substrate-binding domain-containing protein, which translates into the protein MRLPLFPLELFVLPGGLNKLRIFEPRYLRLVSIASEEAKGFVLCQPLAEGQTDFKIGVHCQIEDFEQLDDGMLGITIRGIKRVDLSDVSQADDKLYSAFAQAKPNWQLEKPPAVEDDLSEKLQQVLTQHELYEQHPDFFAYDDEYWVVSRWLELLPFSSKAKNQILFEDDFSTLDNLVHQLVSEITIGHR
- the msrA gene encoding peptide-methionine (S)-S-oxide reductase MsrA codes for the protein MSKTTLVSQADALPGRLEAIELDGIHAVNGSNYLEQASADQETAYFGLGCFWGAERLFWQQQGVFTTAVGYAGGFTPNPNYDEVCTGLTGHTEVVKVIYDPSVISYQQLLTCFFEQHDPTQGMRQGGDIGTQYRSMIFATSSKQLELAKQAQQAYQKALQGEGLAHAISTEIVSFDTFYYAELYHQQYLHKNPNGYCGLGGLGVCLPPWLQD
- a CDS encoding DUF6482 family protein, which translates into the protein MQTKEADMDLIINSHEGDIYLVNEQQHSSQRILCDSNHHPLRFSSISSIKQHYQDQAIDNVWLVQHSAYDEMCGLQNTNQPMKMQLRW
- the miaE gene encoding tRNA isopentenyl-2-thiomethyl-A-37 hydroxylase MiaE; protein product: MPYSALLEPINNFLYCSTPKQWLAMAKEPINLKVLLIDHANAEWKAAATASKLMLKYAGANQPLIQQEIKALLAPYEFIIFRAGRWSVQVFIDWFFPLGLDKANNEQLKAALTTLALMQRCKFDQQLLSQLHELVGSPSHHCTHRASTLSAKAETRSEGQLSDFQIALIEKMRLLIKEELHHFEQVFSIMRQFNIHYQNLPAGSYAKGLMSQVRHYEPQALADKLIVGAYIEARSCERFAMLAPLLPEAIGQFYISLLRSEARHYQDYLSLANMVIDEQELQQRVKKIGQQEAQLIYQQDKMFRFHSGIPLS
- the glnS gene encoding glutamine--tRNA ligase, with the translated sequence MSEAENRPSNFIRHIIDEDLKSGKHDTVHTRFPPEPNGYLHIGHAKSICLNFGIAQDYQGACNLRFDDTNPEKEDIDYVNSIQQDVKWLGFDWDGEVCYSSNYFDQLYAYAEELIQKGLAFVCFLNADEAREYRGTLSQPGKNSPYRDTPVEENLALFRKMRAGEFKEGECSLRAKIDMSSSFMCMRDPVIYRIRFAHHHQTGDKWCIYPMYDFTHCISDAIEGITHSLCTLEFQDNRRLYDWVLENITIETVPHQYEFSRLNLEYTVMSKRKLNTLVSDGHVNGWNDPRMLTIAGLRRRGYTAASIVEFCKRIGVTKMENMVEMPMLEACIRDDLNANAPRAMAVLDPIKVIIENYPEDKVEQLSAPNHPSEDMGERIVPFSRELYIEAEDFREEANKKFKRLVIGKEVRLRNAYMIKAERCDKDENGNVTTVYCTYDDTTLGKNPEDGRKPKGVIHWVSAEHAKPAEIRLYDRLFTVANPAAEEDFTAVLNPESLVVKQGFVEPSLVNAEAEHAYQFERQGYFCADSVDSSPEALVFNRTVGLRDTWAKIGG